In the genome of Marispirochaeta sp., one region contains:
- a CDS encoding sulfotransferase domain-containing protein, translating to MKPILITGSHRSGKTFIAKGISVSRKVDLINEPMNPIRRPGLTGLKIDYWFYFIDRTNDDDFKRRFKRILKYDYFFCQEIISIKCIKDVLRMGRDFVSNYIKKLRKRRPMIDDPFAVFSAEWFYNTYNMDIVIVIRHPASFVASLIVLDYEFSFMQILKQENLMKKLSYFRDDIIEYANTKKSIIEQGILLWRIIYKTIYEFKEKYNDEWIFVRFEDIAVNPIEEFRKVYRRLDIDFDDKEEKRIRRYCRTNYRKEVYKEKKPESTT from the coding sequence ATGAAACCTATTTTAATAACAGGTTCCCATAGATCAGGGAAGACATTTATTGCAAAAGGTATTTCTGTTAGTAGAAAAGTGGATTTGATCAATGAGCCAATGAATCCAATCAGAAGACCAGGGTTAACAGGATTAAAAATAGACTATTGGTTTTACTTTATTGATAGGACAAATGATGATGACTTTAAAAGAAGATTTAAAAGAATCTTAAAATATGATTATTTCTTTTGTCAAGAGATCATTAGTATAAAGTGTATAAAAGATGTTCTTCGTATGGGGAGAGACTTTGTTTCTAATTATATAAAAAAGCTTCGAAAAAGAAGACCTATGATTGATGATCCATTTGCTGTTTTTTCTGCAGAATGGTTTTATAATACTTACAATATGGACATAGTAATTGTTATCCGACATCCGGCTTCTTTTGTCGCGAGTCTCATTGTTTTAGATTATGAATTCTCTTTTATGCAAATCCTTAAACAAGAAAATCTAATGAAAAAACTATCATATTTTCGCGATGATATTATTGAGTATGCAAATACTAAGAAATCAATTATAGAACAGGGTATCTTGTTATGGCGGATTATATATAAAACAATATATGAATTCAAGGAAAAGTATAACGATGAATGGATATTTGTTAGATTTGAAGATATTGCAGTAAATCCAATTGAAGAATTTAGAAAAGTTTATCGACGACTAGATATTGATTTTGACGATAAGGAAGAGAAAAGAATAAGAAGATATTGTAGGACTAATTATAGAAAGGAAGTATATAAAGAAAAAAAACCAGAATCTACCACTTGA
- a CDS encoding Coenzyme F420 hydrogenase/dehydrogenase, beta subunit C-terminal domain produces the protein MKKIKSIEDVVAYRLCIGCGACKSVLRNDSIQLVNYPSIGLRPIIKKPLTSEENELTLAVCPGIKVVARLNKLESRDQQKNNSVAGRFESIWIGHASEPEVRYRGSSGGVLTALSLYCLEKKGFDYIAHTKMNQKQPWMNKSTLSASRNDILKACGSRYSPSSPCDILNDIISKDGSFVFVGKPCDIAAVRMFSAREPELEKKIGMILTFFCAGTPSSAAVENLGKGFVGDKFKEISELHFRGNGWPGSFRMRIGNGKEIKYLSYEESWSQLQRSRSLRCHLCADGMGDLADIACGDAWHLYENDNNPGLSIIIARTERGRELIEAAQKDGYVTIKPVDKSAISAAQGKKNGIVNRRRAVWGRLAVFSIMGIPRTRYIGFPLFKAWLGLSILSKIKSIVGTLRRILHKKLFIPQEMSEEGYYQKNSNDTKKTISFLIPGRSRSGGVRVTVEMAEKLRERGHSVRILYPRSRLFSSSWFREVKSNLVSLVLRLEQRDWTADYSGTVSGYKKINKFSFKKDEVVIAVGTSAIGELVKIERNNIYKVRYCHGFSEHKQEEMKQNWGLRIPTVSVSPLLNERIYSISGENPIAVVPNGIKENQYFVEKDVKKNGIGFLFNTNRKKAPEDAKELAKEINKKFPGIPIYSFGVNHRPKEFPNKVEYRQMPSIEDARHIYNKALIWLVVSKSEGFCLPILEAMACGAAVISTDHDTVRGIINPDVNGVLVKIGDIKGFLDAIEKLLNNDELRSRLVKNGFETVREFTWDKSADAMERMLDSFK, from the coding sequence ATGAAAAAGATCAAAAGCATAGAAGATGTTGTCGCATATAGATTGTGTATCGGATGTGGAGCTTGTAAAAGCGTTTTAAGAAATGATTCGATACAGTTGGTTAATTACCCTTCGATTGGTTTACGACCAATTATTAAAAAACCTCTTACCAGTGAAGAGAATGAACTTACTCTCGCTGTTTGTCCAGGGATAAAAGTTGTCGCGAGATTGAATAAACTTGAATCTCGTGATCAACAGAAGAACAATAGTGTTGCTGGCAGATTTGAATCGATATGGATCGGGCATGCTTCAGAGCCTGAAGTGCGGTATCGCGGATCGTCAGGAGGAGTTCTGACCGCTTTGTCGCTGTATTGTCTTGAAAAGAAAGGTTTTGATTACATTGCCCACACAAAAATGAACCAAAAGCAGCCATGGATGAATAAAAGCACGCTAAGCGCTAGCCGGAATGATATTCTAAAAGCATGCGGCTCTCGATATAGCCCTTCATCACCATGTGATATTCTAAATGATATTATATCGAAAGATGGCAGCTTTGTTTTTGTTGGAAAGCCCTGTGATATAGCTGCTGTCAGGATGTTCTCTGCGAGAGAACCGGAACTTGAAAAGAAAATAGGAATGATTCTGACTTTTTTTTGTGCTGGTACGCCCAGTTCTGCTGCTGTAGAAAATCTTGGAAAGGGTTTTGTTGGAGATAAGTTCAAAGAAATCTCGGAATTACACTTCAGGGGAAACGGTTGGCCGGGAAGTTTTAGAATGCGCATAGGAAACGGTAAAGAAATAAAGTACTTATCATATGAAGAATCATGGAGTCAACTGCAACGTTCCAGAAGCTTACGGTGTCATCTCTGTGCGGATGGTATGGGGGATTTAGCCGATATTGCTTGTGGTGACGCATGGCATCTCTATGAAAACGATAATAATCCCGGGTTATCAATTATTATAGCCCGTACCGAACGAGGGCGAGAGCTGATAGAAGCAGCTCAGAAAGATGGTTACGTTACTATAAAACCGGTGGACAAGAGCGCGATTAGTGCTGCTCAGGGAAAGAAAAATGGAATTGTAAATCGTCGACGTGCTGTATGGGGGAGGCTCGCGGTTTTTTCCATCATGGGAATACCAAGAACAAGATACATTGGATTTCCTCTTTTCAAGGCCTGGTTAGGTTTGAGTATATTATCGAAAATTAAGTCTATCGTTGGAACATTAAGAAGAATACTTCATAAGAAGCTATTTATCCCTCAAGAAATGAGTGAAGAAGGTTACTATCAAAAAAACAGCAATGATACGAAGAAGACTATATCTTTCTTAATCCCTGGTCGTAGCAGATCAGGGGGTGTAAGAGTAACGGTAGAAATGGCTGAAAAACTACGAGAAAGGGGTCATTCCGTACGGATTCTTTATCCGCGTAGTCGTTTGTTTTCATCTTCATGGTTTCGAGAAGTTAAGAGCAATCTTGTTTCTTTGGTTTTAAGACTAGAACAAAGAGATTGGACTGCAGACTATTCCGGAACAGTTAGTGGTTATAAAAAAATAAATAAATTTTCTTTTAAAAAAGATGAAGTTGTGATTGCCGTAGGAACAAGTGCCATAGGAGAATTGGTAAAAATTGAAAGAAATAACATTTATAAAGTTAGATATTGTCACGGATTTTCCGAACATAAACAGGAAGAGATGAAACAGAACTGGGGATTGAGAATCCCAACGGTATCTGTTTCACCGCTTCTAAACGAACGAATATACAGTATTAGCGGAGAAAACCCCATTGCCGTTGTTCCTAATGGCATCAAAGAAAATCAATACTTTGTAGAAAAAGACGTTAAAAAAAATGGTATTGGTTTTTTGTTTAATACGAATAGAAAAAAGGCACCAGAAGACGCCAAGGAATTAGCAAAGGAGATCAATAAGAAGTTTCCGGGAATACCAATATATTCCTTTGGTGTGAACCATCGACCTAAGGAATTTCCTAATAAAGTTGAATACCGGCAAATGCCCAGTATTGAAGACGCTCGCCATATCTATAATAAAGCATTAATTTGGCTTGTTGTAAGTAAGAGTGAAGGTTTTTGTTTACCAATACTGGAAGCTATGGCATGCGGTGCCGCTGTTATAAGTACCGATCACGATACAGTTCGAGGAATAATAAATCCTGATGTAAACGGAGTGTTAGTAAAGATTGGAGATATAAAAGGATTTCTCGATGCAATAGAGAAATTATTAAATAATGATGAATTGCGTTCACGTCTTGTAAAGAATGGTTTCGAAACTGTAAGAGAGTTTACATGGGACAAGTCAGCTGATGCCATGGAAAGAATGTTAGACTCCTTTAAATAG